ACGGTATGCCATTGGTAATATTGTAATAGTTTTTTGTCGGTCTCAAGTCAGTTTCATGATTGTGACTGTAGTGTTACTTTTAATCAGGGTGTGTATAGAATTTTGTAATGAATAGACCAAcagaattgaaaaataataatctttagattgatatttgtaatataAGCTAAAGAAAGTAACAATCGGGTTATTTGATCAGTATACAAATAAGAATTACTCCCAAGTACAGTGTCACTTATTATGAGAATAAAGACAGATACAGTGGTAAACAAACTAGGTAATATTAATATTAGGTGGATCGATATAGAGCTCTTTGCCAGAGGATAAAACATGAAACTATTATttccccggctttagctcgtgCTACCACTTAATCGGCAGTTCTCAGTggcagtgcattcaaggaattcatccTTCTGGGTAccaatttacctcacctgggtctaGGGCAACATGATGCGAATCAATTTCTtgttgaaagaaattaaaagcaATGGCTGGGATGTGAACTCACGACcctttgtttcaaagtctggagattaatccactgggccacaatttTCCATGCACAGTATGTTTATACACTGTATAGTAAACCAAATTGGTTTAGCAAGAGTGATGCGAGATATTTTGAGAATCAGACCAACTGGAAAATATACTTGTTTCTTTACAGGGCACCCTGGGTGAGTGACTTCTTTATACATCACCCAACCCATCACTTCTTGGTTGTCATCTTTCAAGGGAATGATAACTTCATGGGAAAAGAGGtaagaaatatgaattttaCACCAATTGTCAAGGATTTTAGTTTGTGCATCattcgtaagttacgagcaactttatgaatgactggtgatcctttcttaggatCTAAATCAAcaccattgaaaaaaaaaaaaaaaaagatgtaccACAAAAAAggcccaggggggggggtactcacaAAATAAGGCATACGGGGATGTGTCGCTGGAATGGGTTGCTTTTTGgaaaaatccctaaacatggggtatggttttatgctggaaaatccctaaacatggccccAATATTTAGTtactggccttaaacatgggtccatattttcctcaaattttatttttttttgcttgtcaaattttcataaatccttaataatgggtacctttttagccaaaatgactGGTAAATATGGGTATGGGTTTAGAACCTTCAACCGCACACCCCCGTCTaaaccaaatctaagtaccccccccccccccccggaagaaGGTAAAGTTACTCGTAACTTaaagctttgtgaaacacctacCAAGATTCAAATTAACCGTTATCTATTCCTCAAGTATTTTAGAGTTGTTTTGCCCAGgtcttcatttcatttgaaattcattCCCATTTCTTCAGCGGGGTAAATATGATTCCTCATGTGATATGATTGCTCAGTATCGTTATCTTCTCTAGTTCTACCACCTCCAGACCTTTGTCCTCCTTCAGTTTGGCCTTTCTCTGCATCTTCAACCTTCATTTGATTTAATAGTAAAGATGGGAGACAAAATCTTTTCCTCATCGAAGCAGTGGCCAGCCAGTTTCATTCTTCTCTATCGTATTTTGTCTGAGATCTTTGGCAGATTGTATTATAGCTCTGTATTGTGATGTTCAGCATTTACCTTGACATCTTGGGCAGTGGGTTGTAACAACCTTCAAATTTCCTTGCCCCTCTTTTGGCATCGTTCATTTTTCTTGACCATACAGtagtagaaaaaaatgatattttgaataCTAGTGTTGTCTTTTGTTGCTGTtgtgtttttaatatttagaAAACGGTAATAGCcaccattatcattgtcattcaaGCTGTTGATCTTTCTGTAATGCAGCGAATATTTTGctggtgaatttttttttacctgattactACACATGCTGCTTGTAAGCAATTGTACAATACTacaatgcttgtaagcaagcaaccagaggactggcagcttaaggtcctctccgagggacctggtaaagAGGGTTGacgccttaccaaagggcactagcgtactaagtgggaatcgaacccgggtcaccggaatccgaaacccccgctctctaccgacttcaaatacatttgttAAAACTCATATGTTTGGgtgtattttcatgttttttctgTGTTTCTAGATTATCTTGGATGTTTCAAACCATGAGAGAGTCAAAGCAAGATGGATGAGAAAGGCAGATAACCCTCTTATTGAAAAATGGGGTGTGGATACATTCCCCTCTGCATACATCATAGATCGTACAGGGATACCTACAAAAATTGTTGGGTAAGCACTCAAGGGGTTTTCAATCCAATATAGACTGTCCCAAGAATATGGGGCGTATGGGTTGGGATTTGAAAAAATTTAAGACAATGATATGATTCAAtttgatacatgtagatgtaggtATTACGGACCGAAAGTTTGTTTAGGTTAAATATTATGTATGCAGAGATGAGAATGCTTTTCACAGCATGATAATGTTTCTCTGCAAATGggaaattttaattttattttgttttgttcttatttGTATAGAAAAAGGACTGAAACCATCTCTGTTCAACATACAACTTCATAGCTCAATGTACCTTTGGAAATTTGTTGATATGGTTTCATATGACAGGTAAAGAAAACGAATAGTAAAATGTTTCACTCTAAAgcggttttttttaatgtgtcttatgatgatgatatcatGTGATAATGTAGATGTACCTTTAAGTAGGGGAATAGAACTGGACAAACCAATCTAGTTCACAGTTAGGCGAGAGGGTTCAAGGCAGCCAAGGGACATCGTTCGGAATGAGTCTAACCCTTGCTCATAACTACAGTATATTCCTTGTGTTCTTTGATTGTTCTCTGTAGATCTGATAGGGCCAGTTTCAGTGCAGCCATCAAGAAACACATCAAAGACAATGCAGATGAACTACCTCCTGTTGAACAACTCCTGGATGATACCAACCATCTCCATGGCGATGAGATGCTGGATAAGGGGCATCTCTTGGGACCGGAAGGAGGGGATGGGAAAGCCAACAGGAGCGAGAGAGACGACATCGATAGCGACTTTGACGGGAGGGACGTGGACGAGGATGGAAACCTAGAGatgaaggagaaggaggagaaagggAAGGAGCTGGGACTTAGCCTACTCTTGAGACCAGGAGACAAAGGGTTTGTGGAGATGAACAAAGGAGGAGAAAATGATGGAGGGGATGCTggagaggaggaagaaggaCAAGGTGGAGCTGAAGCAGGAGGAGAGAAGGAAGCAGAAGGGGTGGGGATACTCCAGGAGGAGGTTGGAGGTGCTGGTGTAGGTCTGGATGACGTCGGAGTGGATGACGGACCGGTAGAAGATGAAGAAAGAGTTGGTGAAGAAGGAGAGCATAAGATGATGTGGGATAGAGTGATGGAGAAGAACAAAGAAAAGGCATTGAAAAAGAAAACCAACAACAGGCTGACTGATAAGAGACCAAGTGAATGGTGGGTATAGCACAAGTTCAAAGTATCTCTCTCCATCAATATATTTTTGGAATATTTTATCAAAGTAATCCCTGCAAAAAGATATTTGAGCAGTCGTCTTTGAAAGGAGGAATCatgttaacaaaaaaatatgtttcatttgatttgattatgcTTAAGTCAAACAGGTCTTTGTTGTTATTGGTAATTTAAAATGAATGATTCAAACTTAAATCATATGGTCATGAAGTATcagtaaatataaaatgaatcatcataatcagttgactgatataaaacaaaatgtgatTGTTTCTCTTTTTAGCCTTGCTggtaaacaaatttttttatcttaGAGGTCATACTTCGGTGAAATTGTATCCACATACTTATTATAAAATCCTTCAATGtggcatttgaaaaaaaaaaactggcagGAGAATTCTCTTGAAATTAACATCAaagataatattttattattggtATTCTTGACTGCAGAtagaattcatttccatttctttatcattccaGGCCCAAAGTCTACATGCTTGATCTAGAGTCAGCTATCCAGTACTCCCTCAGACAGGAGGTATCTCTTTGTAGTCACATCAAAGGAGATGATCTTCAGGCACTCACAGACTATGTTGATGTTCTCAGAAAGGTTAGTGTCTTTCAGAGATTAACTACAGTAATGACAGGAGCAGCAATACAGGAATGGTAGGGGGAACTGACcactgtgatttttttctccagtgTAATGCTGAAGaaaagattattaaaaaaaagaaagaatgaaggaaatttCTTTGTTTATGAATAGGTCATCTTGCATCCCAGGTTATGCATGTATCCATTTTTCATCCCTGAATGATTGGCTTCAACTGTCAGCACTAacagcattcaaggaatttcttcctttttctacagaaaaaaaGTGCTGTAACCGAAGGTACTGAAGGTAAAAACAGGCTGATTTTATGTGAAGAACAAAATATATCCTGTACttccatattttgtttttggtggTGGTGCTTCTGCATATACGATTGGGAAGTCAAAATCATTTAAGCAAACTCATTTTGTCTGCACAATTCAGGTTTATAGTTATAGTAAATTTAGGAAGAATGTGAAGTCTGTGTTAATTGGGCATAACTGGCAAGACtgatattcttttattttagtATTTTCCTGGAAGACCCGAAGTGATGTCATTCCTGACCAATGTACATCAGTGGCTGCTGGTGAAGGAAGGCACCAGTGTACCCATAGAAGAATGGTTGACCCTTGTTGATCCAAGCAAGGTAAGACTCAGTAAATTACACCCAATCTTTCTATCATTCGTTTgctctcatcccacatggtataatatacaaatgatgcatgcacaTAACTTATTATGTGATGTATTCTCATTCGAGTTGAGGCTCTGTTCAATccatttcacaaagctgttaGGCTGAGTGCAATGGGATGAACATGCACAGCATCAACAAGAGTGAATAGGTCGCAAAATGGACGAATGAAGACATGCATCATTTGGTTTATACAACGACTCTTCTAGATTGCattatttgacaaaatggaagggaaaaaaaagcagattgaattgaaatgtaTTTGCCTTTTCTGGCAACTCATTTTCTCtgatatcatgattatttttcccTTTGTGTGAAAGCAGTTAATTGCTTTCATTCTTTTGTGACGCACTTTTGATTCATGAATCGAAGGGCGCACAGTCTACCTTGTTGATGCGCTTACTTCGATGCGTGCAAACATGTACACATTCAAAATGTACGTACACACATGTTCAGTGGTACACACCGAGGGAGAAAGCTCAACTGTAcaatggaaataaaatattgaatggctttcaaccaatcaaattacaAGAATCGATAGACTTCATCAAGTCCATCCCATGAAGCAACGTGTTGAGGTTTGTCCAGAGTAGgagaaggggaggaggagggagggTATTAGAAGGAAATAAAGGGATGAGGAGTTTGGGTGGAGAGGGGTGCAGGGTTACAGTAACTAGTTAGGTTTACAATTTGCctatgtacccccccccccattctcctctctgtatattttgtataatccACTATGGTATTGGAGCCCAGCCTATGAAAGGCCAATGGCCTCTAGTGGCTTCCCCCTATTCTTTGTGTTTAAACATATGTCATCCTTTGTATGTTGATTGTATTTAAATGCTTTTAAgagaattagaaataaataaaatgaaaatatgctaTTTCCTTGGCATTGGTCATTGGTACTAGTCCTAGTATTACGTGTAAGTTATCTAAAAATCTATAACCAGGCTTACTGAAAAATTTGGATGTTTTAAACCTGTACCAGCCTTGCTgcaaaatatacatttcaacTTTATCTAGGGGAGATCTGCTGTAGACACATCTGGATAGAAATACTTGTAAAATCTGAAGGAATGATTCCTTCTgcctcatacatgtactttggtgAACTCTTTGCTGTTGCCTAACACTCTTCAGCAgggtcctgtcttacaaagagttgtgattgatccgatcaaccacagcTATGGATGGCCATCACCATCTAAAATGaagtttgttaaaaatatattcatacattcatcattctcttgaaaatttagtgtgtttctctttgtatagtgcaaatttcctgtagaaaaaaattatggtatggatggatttccatactgttgagattaattggatcaatcgtaactgttTGTAAGACAGGGGCCCAGAACTGCAGCTGTGCGGCACATTCATCTTGCTCTAATCAATCTCCTATGAATCATACCAATATTTGCTTGTGGTCCAGGAACCGGGACTCGGTCTCCCTGATCAAGTCGAGTGGATTGGATGTCGTGGCAGCCAGCCTCATTTCCGTGGTTACCCATGCGGTCTCTGGACGCTGTTCCACACATTGACCGTCTCCCAGGCTTCACTGATCAGGAGATGTAAGTACAGAATGGCCTAAGTGTAAGGACAGAATTTATTTCCGGTGGCCAAGTGGCTGAATAAATGCATAAAAGTGTGCGGAACATATGGTAGTAATAAGTCTTGTGAGAATTCATCTCAAAACAAAAGATTGATACACTGTACAGTCAAACTTTCAAACCATGTGTCTATGAAGACCACAAATGTTGTTCCTCTATAATTAAATTTCCAATTAAAGCCTGTAAAAGGAACCTGCCCGTAGGGACCACCTGCTCACGAAGACCGCTTTCGTCATCTCCTTTGGTGGTCTTTATATTTCAGCTTTCACTGTAATAATATATTGTGTATAACTGCACTATGGACTTCGAAAGGACTGTATAACACAATGACAGAGTTATATGAGTCTTAATGTGGTAATGCCATGGGAGACCAATCCCTGTTATGGCCTCTACTATATATCCCACAAATTGCAATTTTCGATTGATTCCTAATGattgaatatttctttttttcattgaagCATGTGCAAAGTAATATGTCTGATTTCTATTTTAAATGCACAGGACTGGTAAAGGcattttttattgtcatttttgtgCATTCAAACCAGGTGAGGTGACTAGGTACCGGATAGTATTAATtacttgaatgcactgagcgtgGAAGCACTAGCTAGGGCTAATGCTGGGGGTAATGCCAGGGTGTGCCTCAGACTAGATATGTTTTCTAGATGGTGCTATATAAATCcctgttttcattattattacagtgGCAGcagatttttaaatatttatttattgattgggAGATTATGTTGTGATAGTATTGTTCGTAGTACTGTCACATCAAAAAGATCTTTTGCTGCCATCTGTTTGCACAATTCTGACGAGGACTTTAAAGTTTAAAGAGATAATTAAACATTTACAATTGTCTTATTaaacatttatattatattgaatggctcagattggaatacaagaaatattccaagagttcaggaaaatattccacgaatcgcagatgagtggaatattggccctaacgagtggaatatttccggtatttcatgaaataaagccatccataattattatcatctatcccacccccccaaaaaaaagagggagaaataaacaagtcatatcacttaTCACATTATGCCATTATCACTTCATAAGATCAACTTTGGTCGTTGACATGCGACTtgcatgtagttcattatgacgtcatggaGCGTAGTTGTGCTCTATGCTGCGcatcgcattgctttcattgttgtacgcgtTGTATATTTCACACATTCGCGCCCGCGCACTAAACTGTTGAATAAGCTCTCATattcaatagcaaattttgtacaggagcctatgggatattcgtcggatttcggtcctttttagggatacgctctgatactgcacgggcaattgatgcagaTCAAAATACGTGTTTTTAATGCATCGCTAGAAcactctatatagatgataGTTATAATTGTCTTGcattgttatttttcatcagaTGATAATGTCAGCTACATGGAAGTACTTCATGCCATGAGAGGCTACATTCTAGCCTTCTTCAGCTGCCAGAACTGCAGAGAGAACTTTCGTCATGAAGTAGCTGACCTGGATGACTCCGTCACTTCTCTTGACAGCGCCATCTTGTGGCTTTGGCAGACCCACAACCGGGTAAATAAGCGTCTTCGCGGGGACCTTTCAGAGGATCCAGACCACCCAAAGCAATCCTTTCCTCCACGGACAATATGCGCTTCCTGTTATGCCAGCACCAACGTGGAACTGTGGGAGGAGAGACGAATACTGGGATTCTTGAAAGACTACTACAGCTTGCGGAATTTTGCTTTCACCGGTCTCCATGCGTCAAATGGAGTCATCTTAGATGAAATAGACTTGGGATCTCGTGTCACCCTGAATCCGGAGGGCGTGAAGGTCGACGTTCTGAATCATTTGCGGCAGCGGGAGATGGATTTTCGGTTGGCGGTCGAGACGAAAAAATCTGGATACTTTGGTCTCGGGATCAATGGGTTGGACCTCAGCATGTGTATGGTCCTAAACATCAGTTGTGTGATGCTTATAGTGTGTGTTTACTTTGTCCTGGTATGGAGGAGACGGAGAAGAACTCGAATGTCGCGGCTTCTGCCTCGATGATGAATCTTTAAGTGTGCTATTAAAGTCAGAGACAAGATGAAGACGATTTTGctatttattttacatgtaaagAGACCCTGTGGTGAAGCGAGACCAAAGTTGGATGTAGGTAGGTTGTGCTTTTATACAGGTCAGAACTATGGTGCAATTTTTAATTATCCTTTGCTTATCATTTTTTGGTCAGTGTATATCTTTCTGTATGTTCTAATACAAGTGATGTGCTCCTCAAGGCCAGCCTTGATGACAATCATATTGCCTTGACCTTGGCCCTTGTCCTTGGCCTCGGGGTAAATGTACATCTTTGGATGAAGCCAGTTGTGACCAGGAAATATTTCAGAAATAAGAAGATAACAATATGTCAATAGAGATTtacaactgttttttttttaacatcacTTGTAGTGGTGAGATCCCCATGGCTGCCCATGGCCTTGAGGACAATGTATAGCCCTTGACCGTGGATCTCTGGCCTTGTGCACAACACTGTCTAATACCCCAAGGTAATTGTAGTGACACTCAAACTCTGTATCAACAGATTGACAAAGCATACAAATTCTCCTCTCTCAGGAGATAAAGAAGCTTAACACTAGTAtgagcttattttttttttttttttttttttttttttaaacccttcCACAGGGgtcctttattgaaatcactataatacatattttttgacAATACATGATTAAATAATTAACACAGTATATGACACACAAGTTgaatatgtacaatacaatattccatgaaattgtcgtaacatttgtatacaaaaagcaaaatcaaagtgcaaaggaaagaaaaaatccatacaaaatatatacatatatatatatatatatatatacatatatacatgtgtgtatTTTAGAATGATATCTGATATActtaatgtaataaagtaaaatatgaccacctttttatgaatttcttctctttcagatttgttttatatatatacttttccataccataataagattttatttcagACAAAATATGGTCGAAAACTGGAAGACAGTGTTTGCATTTTGCTGCAAAAATTTCTTTTCTAacgattataaaaatataattaagagCACCATTGTTGTTTCCGTAAACACCGAATAGTTTATTctggtttgaaattttgatattcaaattgttACGAGAAAACCAAATTTCGAGTTGAGACCATATTTCGTTCGTGTGGgcacaagaacaaaaaatatgcataatagtttcttcataattataacaaaagGTACATAAGTTATCTGTAACAAATTTAAATCGTAACAAAGcatctttcatataaataattctattcactattttgaactgAAACCATCTCATGTTGACATCTGCAGTTGAATAAAAAGGTATTTGATAGTAGAACCTCCATATCGTGTTGTCAAAGTCAAACGTCTGTTTCCATTTGATGAGACTTATCCTCATTACTGTGTTTGGTAGATCAGCTGTTTCATGAATAAAAACTGGCATTCTATAGTCTTTCTttgacaaattttcagattaCAGCTGCCAATAGACGCCAGGGGTCCGTTTTTTGAAAACCATGGACAAGTTTATTAATCTTTATCCCCCAACCATGATTGTGTAAGAGAACAGGGCCCcacatgtattttttaatgttgaatGATCTTTATTTCTGATTAACTACTTAAAAGCTCATttaaattgtttattattatcatagtaTTCTCAAATATCATGAGAATGATCATGTACATTTAATTGAACATAAAACTGTCTTATTTGAACTACttatcaatttgatattgaattcacatttaaattattttctttaattacttCTGATATTGAACAATCATGTTCATagattatgaaatattcattaaaGTGTCATCAGTatctacttacatgtatatgttgaaaacatttcattgtcGATTACCTAGACTGTAGGTTCAGTCATACAGTGGTGCTAGAATGTTAATGAATCctaccagaaaatgaacatatttaaaatcGTTCAAATTCTGCCACCTTTTCGCTATttgattgtgaagtcaggtgataaaattttaccttttttctatATAGTTTTTTTCTCTTGGCTCGCTggacattgtagtgttgttgttgtCTAcgttcaacactca
Above is a window of Lytechinus pictus isolate F3 Inbred chromosome 15, Lp3.0, whole genome shotgun sequence DNA encoding:
- the LOC129277606 gene encoding sulfhydryl oxidase 2-like, producing the protein MREYIAAEIEEEAKKPHRLKPWPDLQPAEAPWVSDFFIHHPTHHFLVVIFQGNDNFMGKEIILDVSNHERVKARWMRKADNPLIEKWGVDTFPSAYIIDRTGIPTKIVGSDRASFSAAIKKHIKDNADELPPVEQLLDDTNHLHGDEMLDKGHLLGPEGGDGKANRSERDDIDSDFDGRDVDEDGNLEMKEKEEKGKELGLSLLLRPGDKGFVEMNKGGENDGGDAGEEEEGQGGAEAGGEKEAEGVGILQEEVGGAGVGLDDVGVDDGPVEDEERVGEEGEHKMMWDRVMEKNKEKALKKKTNNRLTDKRPSEWPKVYMLDLESAIQYSLRQEVSLCSHIKGDDLQALTDYVDVLRKYFPGRPEVMSFLTNVHQWLLVKEGTSVPIEEWLTLVDPSKEPGLGLPDQVEWIGCRGSQPHFRGYPCGLWTLFHTLTVSQASLIRRYDNVSYMEVLHAMRGYILAFFSCQNCRENFRHEVADLDDSVTSLDSAILWLWQTHNRVNKRLRGDLSEDPDHPKQSFPPRTICASCYASTNVELWEERRILGFLKDYYSLRNFAFTGLHASNGVILDEIDLGSRVTLNPEGVKVDVLNHLRQREMDFRLAVETKKSGYFGLGINGLDLSMCMVLNISCVMLIVCVYFVLVWRRRRRTRMSRLLPR